From a region of the Candidatus Poribacteria bacterium genome:
- a CDS encoding polynucleotide kinase-phosphatase, whose protein sequence is MKVQTDLTEPQGKIKIPEPSLVILIGPSGSGKSTFARKHFKPTEILSSDFCRGLVSDDETDQTATNDAFEVLRFIAAKRLAAGKLTVIDATNVQVEARKPLLALAREYHYLTVAIVFNMPPKLCQERNEGRPDRNLKPHVIRQQNQQLRRSLRYLKREGFRNFVYVMSTPEAIEAIRIERQPLWTNRTNEHGPFDIIGDIHGCFDELVQLLKELGYEISTQSDGETIVEPPQGRKAIFVGDFVDRGPKVAEVLRLVMGMQKTGAAICVPGNHDVKLVRALRGKNVNPTHGLAESLSQLKKTSTAFKTQVAEFLDGLVSHCVLDNGRLVVAHAGMKAELQGRASGRVREFALYGETTGETDTFGLPIRSNWADEYRGDAMVVYGHTPVAESQWVNRTINIDTGCVFGGKLTALRYPEKELVSVPAHRTYYEPTKPLQTHPAEALEKNSVEALQKRVPISIAGDILNIDDVLGRRVIDTRLHHTVTIREENAITALEVMSRFAIDPKWLIYLPATMSPTETTNRPGLLEHPTEAFTYYRRQGVSNVIWEEKHMGSRAVVVVCRDPETAKKRFGVTDDTLGICYTRTGRNFFNEAAVEAELLKQVKIAVDSVGYWETLNTDWICFDCELMPWSVKAQQLLQQQYAPVGTSARIALGEAITSLEAAAERGIEVNSVLDNYRQRAGAIDAYINAYQQYCWNVQSVSDLKLAPFHLLATEGAVYFDKDHLWHMEMLTELCQNSEDNLLLATPYGMVDLTDDASQTAAVRRWEELTAQGSEGAVIKPLDFIVQGKRGLVQPAIKCRGREYLRIIYGPEYTLPQNLERLRTRGLSHKRSLALREFALGVEALERFVRREPLSRVHECVFGILSLESEAVDPRL, encoded by the coding sequence ATGAAAGTTCAAACCGACCTGACCGAACCGCAAGGAAAAATTAAAATTCCTGAACCCTCACTTGTAATCCTTATTGGACCTTCCGGGTCAGGCAAGTCCACCTTTGCTCGTAAGCACTTCAAGCCGACCGAGATTCTTTCATCGGATTTCTGTCGAGGGCTTGTTTCGGACGACGAAACCGACCAGACGGCAACAAACGATGCATTCGAAGTGCTGCGTTTCATCGCCGCGAAACGGCTCGCTGCTGGTAAATTGACGGTCATTGATGCAACGAACGTCCAAGTTGAAGCACGCAAACCTTTGCTTGCGCTGGCACGCGAATACCATTACTTAACTGTTGCGATTGTGTTTAACATGCCCCCAAAACTCTGTCAAGAGAGAAATGAGGGACGTCCCGATCGCAATTTAAAACCGCATGTCATCCGTCAGCAGAACCAGCAACTGCGTCGCTCACTGCGATATCTCAAACGTGAAGGTTTTCGGAATTTCGTCTATGTGATGTCCACACCTGAAGCTATTGAAGCCATCCGTATAGAACGGCAGCCCTTGTGGACCAACCGCACAAATGAGCATGGACCGTTTGACATTATAGGTGATATTCACGGCTGTTTTGATGAACTTGTTCAATTACTCAAGGAACTTGGTTATGAAATCTCAACGCAGTCAGATGGTGAAACTATTGTTGAGCCACCACAAGGCAGGAAAGCGATTTTCGTTGGGGATTTTGTTGACCGAGGTCCGAAGGTTGCTGAGGTATTACGCTTGGTCATGGGAATGCAAAAGACTGGCGCGGCTATCTGTGTCCCCGGAAATCATGACGTAAAACTGGTGCGTGCACTACGTGGCAAAAATGTGAACCCAACACACGGATTGGCGGAGTCGCTCTCTCAGTTGAAAAAAACATCAACCGCATTTAAGACGCAAGTCGCGGAATTCTTGGATGGTTTGGTAAGCCACTGTGTACTTGACAACGGAAGATTGGTCGTCGCCCATGCTGGAATGAAGGCGGAATTACAAGGCAGAGCCTCAGGGCGCGTGCGTGAATTCGCACTCTATGGGGAAACGACTGGAGAAACCGATACGTTCGGCTTGCCGATTCGGAGCAATTGGGCTGACGAGTATCGCGGCGATGCGATGGTTGTCTATGGACACACGCCAGTCGCCGAGTCACAGTGGGTAAATCGAACAATTAACATTGATACCGGATGTGTTTTTGGCGGTAAACTGACTGCGTTGCGATACCCTGAAAAAGAGCTCGTGTCTGTTCCCGCACACCGAACATATTACGAACCGACGAAACCGCTACAGACGCACCCCGCTGAAGCGCTTGAAAAGAATTCCGTTGAAGCTCTCCAGAAGAGAGTTCCCATATCTATAGCCGGTGATATCCTAAACATCGATGATGTCCTCGGAAGGCGCGTTATTGACACACGGTTACATCACACTGTAACAATCCGTGAAGAGAATGCCATAACCGCACTTGAGGTGATGAGTCGTTTCGCTATAGACCCAAAATGGCTTATATACCTTCCAGCGACGATGTCCCCAACTGAGACGACAAACAGACCCGGTTTGCTTGAACATCCAACGGAGGCGTTCACTTATTATCGCAGACAGGGCGTATCCAACGTCATCTGGGAAGAAAAACACATGGGATCACGCGCTGTTGTTGTCGTTTGCCGGGATCCAGAGACCGCCAAAAAACGGTTTGGTGTTACGGACGACACCCTTGGTATCTGTTACACACGCACCGGCAGAAACTTCTTTAATGAGGCTGCCGTTGAAGCCGAGCTGTTGAAACAGGTGAAAATTGCGGTAGACAGCGTCGGTTATTGGGAGACGCTGAACACAGATTGGATCTGTTTTGATTGTGAGTTGATGCCGTGGTCGGTTAAGGCGCAGCAGTTGCTGCAGCAGCAATATGCCCCGGTCGGAACGTCGGCTCGTATTGCTTTGGGAGAAGCCATTACTTCCTTGGAAGCCGCTGCTGAACGGGGCATTGAGGTAAATTCTGTATTGGATAACTATCGGCAACGCGCAGGGGCAATCGACGCATACATCAACGCTTATCAGCAATACTGCTGGAACGTCCAATCTGTCTCGGACCTGAAATTGGCACCTTTCCACCTACTCGCGACGGAAGGTGCGGTGTACTTCGACAAAGACCATCTGTGGCACATGGAAATGCTTACAGAACTCTGTCAAAATTCTGAGGACAACCTGTTGCTCGCAACTCCCTACGGAATGGTTGATCTAACCGATGACGCCAGCCAAACTGCAGCCGTCCGTCGCTGGGAGGAACTCACTGCGCAAGGGAGTGAAGGCGCAGTCATCAAACCTCTGGATTTTATCGTCCAAGGCAAACGAGGATTGGTCCAACCCGCTATAAAGTGCCGAGGTCGTGAATACCTGCGAATCATCTATGGACCGGAATATACACTGCCGCAAAACTTAGAGCGACTTCGGACCCGGGGACTCTCTCACAAGCGTTCCCTTGCACTTCGAGAGTTTGCATTGGGAGTTGAGGCACTTGAGCGGTTTGTTCGTCGTGAACCGTTGTCTCGTGTTCATGAATGCGTTTTCGGAATTCTGTCGCTTGAGAGCGAGGCGGTTGATCCAAGACTCTAA
- a CDS encoding 3' terminal RNA ribose 2'-O-methyltransferase Hen1, whose amino-acid sequence MLLTISTTYSPATDLGYLLHKHPARIQSFTLPFGQAHVFYPEAQTEKCTAALLLDVDSVGLIRRSRGQFAESFALSQYVNDRPYVASSFLSVAISRVFGSALSGKCKERPELVKTEIPLSAKLSILPCRGGEKLLRRLFEPLGYTIEAQRHTLNTQFPEWGDSRYFTVTLEKTCSLSELLTHLYVLTPVLDDEKHYWVGDAEVKKLLKHGDNWLTAHPEQESIVLRYLKHQRKLTQEALAQLREEDAQETDEFGQAQEEQVEERIGLNEVRLAMVTEVLKQCGARRVLDLGCGEGKLLRKLLTEEQFEEIVGMDVSHRILKIAQERLHYDRLPDKQKKRLRLFQGSLGYRDKRLSGYDAAAVIEVIEHLDAPRLAAFERVIFEFTCPRTVVLTTPNIEYNVKFENLEAGSFRHKDHRFEWTRNEFQSWASDVAKRCGYAVEFYPIGPEAEGVGPPTQMAVFTRNRKPVIK is encoded by the coding sequence ATGTTATTGACAATATCAACTACATATTCTCCTGCGACAGACCTCGGCTATCTGTTGCATAAACACCCAGCGCGAATTCAATCCTTTACACTTCCCTTTGGTCAAGCACATGTCTTTTATCCAGAGGCACAGACCGAAAAATGCACGGCAGCACTGCTGCTCGACGTTGATTCGGTGGGACTTATCCGCCGCTCCCGCGGGCAATTTGCGGAAAGTTTCGCGCTATCGCAATACGTCAACGATCGTCCGTATGTTGCTTCCTCATTTTTAAGTGTAGCGATATCGAGGGTGTTTGGCAGCGCGTTGTCAGGTAAATGCAAAGAACGTCCAGAACTCGTAAAGACTGAGATTCCGCTAAGCGCGAAGTTATCCATTCTGCCGTGTCGCGGTGGAGAGAAATTGTTGCGACGGCTTTTCGAGCCGCTCGGTTATACAATCGAGGCACAACGGCACACGCTAAATACACAGTTTCCGGAGTGGGGCGACAGTCGTTATTTTACGGTAACACTCGAAAAGACCTGTTCCTTAAGCGAACTCCTCACGCACCTTTACGTTTTGACGCCTGTACTTGACGACGAAAAGCACTACTGGGTTGGCGATGCAGAGGTCAAAAAACTCTTAAAGCATGGGGATAACTGGCTCACCGCGCATCCAGAACAGGAATCTATCGTCCTTCGCTACCTGAAACATCAACGAAAACTCACGCAGGAGGCACTCGCCCAATTGCGTGAAGAAGATGCGCAAGAGACTGACGAATTCGGTCAAGCACAGGAAGAGCAGGTTGAAGAACGTATCGGTCTGAACGAAGTCCGCTTGGCTATGGTCACTGAAGTCCTCAAACAGTGTGGTGCAAGGCGCGTGCTCGATCTGGGGTGCGGTGAAGGAAAACTTCTCCGTAAGTTGTTGACTGAAGAACAGTTTGAAGAGATTGTCGGAATGGACGTTTCACATCGCATACTAAAAATCGCACAGGAACGGCTCCATTACGATCGGTTACCCGATAAACAGAAAAAACGACTCCGCCTATTTCAAGGATCGCTCGGATATCGAGATAAACGTCTATCTGGATACGATGCAGCTGCGGTTATAGAGGTAATCGAACACTTAGATGCACCGCGACTTGCGGCTTTTGAGCGAGTGATTTTTGAATTTACGTGTCCTCGAACCGTTGTGTTGACGACGCCCAATATAGAATACAACGTGAAGTTTGAGAACCTCGAGGCTGGATCCTTTCGGCATAAGGACCACCGTTTCGAGTGGACACGAAACGAGTTTCAATCCTGGGCATCAGATGTTGCTAAACGCTGCGGTTATGCCGTTGAATTTTACCCAATTGGACCAGAGGCTGAAGGCGTTGGTCCACCAACACAAATGGCAGTCTTTACTCGAAACCGCAAGCCTGTTATCAAATGA
- a CDS encoding mandelate racemase/muconate lactonizing enzyme family protein, translated as MKITAIKTFMARFGNRPRGLIKVETDEGLYGWGEAYSTGPDLSVEPIADYIFEMIQGDDPRRIEYIMMKLHQQFRFPPGGAGLAVISAVDHALWDISGKAAGLPVYMLLGGHARDHIRVYRGIGGRDGIEAADQAHKLHEEWGFTAFKTSPYQLDPDADRWGRVCEAAATYFEQIRDNTPTDWEFAFDPHAKIFEPIRALQLANALAPYDPYFYEEPLRPEHIPAWARLRAQMQVPLATGESLYTRFEFLDVIAAQGADIIQPDVCVCGGLLEMRKIAAIAEAHYVSVAPHNPMGPLATAVNVHFAAATANFKILEYLLPTETEWNAWVDEPYLPKDGYLELRDRPGLGVEVNESAIADNEYIHWQRTCPIRPDGSTGYI; from the coding sequence ATGAAAATTACCGCGATCAAAACCTTTATGGCACGCTTCGGCAATCGACCTCGCGGGCTCATCAAAGTCGAAACAGATGAAGGACTTTACGGATGGGGTGAAGCCTACTCCACGGGTCCCGACCTCTCTGTTGAGCCGATCGCTGACTACATCTTTGAGATGATTCAAGGTGACGACCCGAGGCGCATTGAATATATAATGATGAAACTGCATCAGCAGTTCCGGTTCCCACCCGGTGGTGCTGGACTTGCTGTTATTTCTGCTGTCGATCACGCCCTCTGGGACATCAGTGGAAAAGCAGCGGGTTTGCCGGTATACATGCTCCTCGGTGGACACGCTCGGGACCACATCCGCGTCTATCGTGGTATCGGCGGTAGGGATGGTATTGAAGCCGCAGATCAAGCACACAAACTCCATGAAGAGTGGGGGTTTACGGCTTTCAAGACGAGTCCTTACCAGCTTGATCCCGATGCAGATCGTTGGGGACGCGTTTGTGAGGCAGCCGCTACCTATTTTGAGCAAATTCGGGATAACACACCCACGGATTGGGAATTCGCCTTCGACCCACACGCCAAAATCTTTGAACCCATACGCGCGCTCCAACTCGCAAACGCCCTCGCGCCCTACGATCCCTATTTCTATGAGGAACCCCTCCGACCCGAGCATATACCCGCATGGGCACGCCTACGCGCCCAGATGCAAGTGCCACTCGCAACGGGGGAATCCCTCTATACGCGCTTTGAGTTTCTGGATGTTATTGCAGCGCAAGGGGCTGACATAATTCAGCCGGATGTATGTGTCTGTGGTGGGTTACTGGAGATGCGGAAGATTGCTGCGATTGCCGAAGCACACTACGTCAGTGTCGCACCGCATAACCCGATGGGACCGCTCGCAACGGCAGTGAATGTTCACTTCGCCGCCGCAACCGCGAATTTCAAAATCCTTGAGTATCTGCTGCCTACCGAGACGGAATGGAACGCGTGGGTAGACGAACCTTATCTGCCAAAAGACGGGTATTTGGAATTGCGAGATCGTCCCGGCTTGGGTGTAGAGGTCAACGAATCCGCAATCGCCGACAACGAATACATCCATTGGCAACGCACCTGTCCCATCCGACCCGATGGGTCGACAGGTTATATTTAA